The Streptomyces sp. NBC_00286 nucleotide sequence CTGGGCTCGGCCGCTCCGACGCCCGGTGGCGTGGGCGCGGTCGAGGCGACCCTCACGTTCGGCCTGATCGCCGTCGGTCTGCCCAAGGAGGTCGCGGCGCCCGCTGTGCTGCTCTACCGACTGCTCACGCTGTGGCTGCCGGTGCTGCCCGGGTGGCTGTTCTTCAACCATCTGACACGTAAGGGCGCGCTATAGGGCCTGCCCGGCGCATCCTGCCCTAGGCATGTCGCTCGTCACCGACGACCCTGGACGCACATCCATCCGCTCACCCGCACAGCCTGCGCCCCGAGCGTCCCGTCCCCCGCGGCCTCAGGATGGGAGCATGCCGAATCCTTTCCGGCTGCGCGCCGCTGCCCTGGCCGCCCTCCTTGTGCTGTCCGTGACAGTCGCCGGGTGCGACATTGATGCCGGCGACAAGGACGAGGACCTGGCAGCGCAGGAGCTGAGCTGGAAGGACTGCCCGGCACCGTCCAAGGCCCAGGGAGGCGGAGAGGCCCCGTCCGCTCTGCCGAACGGCGACAAGTGGCAGTGCGCGACGTTGAAGGTGCCCCTCGACTGGGACGAGCCCCAAGGAGACACGATCGGGCTCGCGCTGATCCGGGCGGAGACCAGCGGCACTAAGGCGAATCGAATCGGCTCACTGATCTTCAACTTCGGCGGCCCCGGGTCCTCGGGGGTGGCCACCCTGCCCGCGTTCGCCAAGGAGTTCGCGCACCTGCGCACCCGCTACGACCTGGTCAGCTTCGACCCGCGCGGGGTCGGCGGCAGCGCGGGCGTGGAGTGCCAGAGTGATGAGCAGCTCGACGAGTACTTCCAACAGGACGCCACCCCCGACAACGCCGCCGAGCGGAGAACGCTCCTGGAGGACACGAAAGCGTTTAACTCGGCCTGCGAGAAGAACTCAGGAAGTCTCCTTCCGCACGTGCGCACCACCGACGCGGCCCGCGATCTGGACCTGGTGCGGCAGGTCCTCGACGATGACAGGCTGCACTACTTCGGCATCTCGTACGGCACCGAACTGGGCGGTGTCTACGCCCACTTGTTCCCCAAGAAAGTGGGACGGGCCGTCTTCGACGCAGTCGTGGATCCGACGCGGAACCCGGAGGAGGGTGCGCTCGGGCAGGCCAAGGGATTCCAGCTCGCGCTCGACAACTTCGCCGAGGACTGCGCCTCGAAGCAGGACGCATGCCCGATCGGCGACACCGCGCAGAGCGTCAAGGACCGGATCGCCCGACTGCTCAAAGACCTCGACAGCCGGCCGGTCCCGGGCGTCTTCCCACGCGAGCTGACCCAGTCCGTCGCCGCCAGCGGCATCCTGCAGTCGCTCTACTCTCGGGATTACTGGCAGTACCTCACCGATGGGCTCCAGCAGGCGTACGCCGGTGACGGCACGGTTCTGATGCTGCTGTCCGACGCGCTGAACGGACGGAACGAGAACGGCGAATACAGCAACAGCGTCGCCGCCAACGTCTCCATCAACTGCGCGGACAACAAGGCGCGTTACACCACCGCCGAAGTAGAGGCGAAGCTTCCGCAGTTCCGCGCGGCCTCTCCCCTGTTCGGCGACTATGTGGCGTGGAGTCTGCTCGGCTGCACGGACTGGCCCGTGCCGGGAGCCGCCGACGACCCGGACGTGAGCGCCCCCGGAGCGGCACCGATCCTGGTGATCGGCAACACAGGCGACCCGGCCACCCCCTACGAGGGCGCCCGCAGGATGGCGGACGAGCTGGGCAAGGGCGTCGGCGTCGAGTTGACGTACCGAGGCCAGGGGCATGGTGCGTACGGCAGCGGGAACAAGTGCGTGCGTGAGGCTGTGAACGGCTATCTGCTGGACGGCAGGGTTCCGTCGACTGGGCTGGTTTGCTCCTAAAAACGCAGGTCACAGGGTTATCCACAGGCTTACGCGGCTTGAATCGCGGTCTGCCTACTATGGCCGGACCGTCATTCGCGGCTCGTGCGGATGACTTGCGAGGGGGTAAGGGGCACATGGTGCGTTTCGTACGATCCACGGCACTGGCCGCTGCCGCGGTGCTGGTCACCGGGCTTGCGGCGGGGTGCGGTGGCGGCTCGTCCGACGAGGGCAAGGACGACGGAAAGGCCAGCGCCCCACCGACCGCGGCGCCGTCAGGCCCGACGGGGGAGCTTCCGGCCTCGCTCACCTCACAGAAGCTCGACTGGGGCAGCTGCAAGGCCACTTCGGACGGCCCCGCGCCGGGCGAAGACTGGCAGTGCTCGACGCTCAAAGTCCCGCTGGACTGGGAGAGGCCGAAGGGCGAGACGATCGGTATAGCTCTGATCCGCGCCAAGGCGACAGACGAGGACTCACGCATCGGCTCGCTGCTGTTCAACTTCGGCGGTCCCGGTGGCTCGGGCGTCTCCACGATGCCGTCGTACGCGGCGCTGACGACCGAACTGCACAAGCGGTACGACCTGGTGAGCTTCGACCCGCGCGGAGTCGCGGCCAGCGAGGGCGTGCGCTGTCGCAGCGACAAGGAGATCCAGGCCGCCGAGTCGGTCGACTCCACGCCGGACACCGCGGCCGAGGAGGCCTCCTACCTCCAGGACTCCGCCGACTTCGGCAAGGGCTGCGAGGCGTCGGCGGGCCCGCTCATGGCACATGTCTCGACGACCGACACGGCCCGCGACATGGACCTGATGCGGCATGTGCTGGGCGACCAGAAGTTGCACTACTTCGGCATCTCGTACGGCACTGAACTGGGCGGTGTCTACGCCCACTTGTTCCCCAAGAACGTAGGCCGCCTGGTGCTGGACGCGGTCGTCGACCCGAGCGCGGGCACGGTCGGCCACGCCAAGAACCAGACGCGCGGTTTCCAGCGCGCCCTGGACAACTACCTCAAGTCCACCGGTCAGGACCCCGAAGAGGGCTCCCAGAAGATCGCTGACCTGTTGAAGAGGATCGACGCCGAGCCGCTGCCGACATCGAGCGGCCGCAAGCTCACACAGACGCTGGCGCTCACCGGGATCGTGCTGCCGCTCTACAGCGAGCAGACCTGGGCCGGCCTCACCAGCGCACTGGATGCGGCGGAGCAGGGTGACGGTTCGGAGCTGCTGGCCCTCGCCGACAATTACAACGAGCGTGACGCGACGGGTCGTTACGGCACGACGACGCATTCACAACGGGTCATATCGTGCTTGGACGACAAGGAGCGGCCGACGCCCGAGGAGACCAAGAAGCTGCTCCCTCAGTTCCGGAAGATTTCGCCCGTGTTCGGCGAGTTCATGGGCTGGGACACGGCCGGCTGGTGCCACAACTGGCCGGTGGCCGGTCAGCACGAGACCCCGGAGGTCAGCGCGCCCGGAGCGGATCCCGTCCTGGTCGTGGGCAACACCGGCGACCCGGCGACACCGTACGAGGGTGCCCGCAAGATGGCGGACGAACTGGGCAAGGACGTTGGTATCGAGCTCACCTGGAAGGGCGAGGGGCATGGGGCGTACGGGAGCAGTTCCTGCGTGGACGGCACGGTGAACGCGTACTTGCTGGACGGGAAGGTGCCGGAGGACGGGAAGGTCTGCGAGTCGTAGCCCACCGGGCGACAGGAGCTCGCACAGCAGGAAGGGGCCCGGCACACCCGGTGCCGGACCCCTCTCCGCACAGCCTGAGCCTGCGTCTAGTACACCGGCTTCTCGGGCTCGATCTGGTTGACCCAGCCGATCACGCCGCCACCGACGTGCACCGCGTCGGAGAAACCGGCGGACTTGAGCACGGCGAGGACTTCCGCACTGCGGACACCCGTCTTGCAATGCAGGACGATCTTCTTGTCCTGCGGCAGGGTCTCCAGGGCGGTGCCCATGAGGAACTCGTTCTTCGGGATCAGCTTGGCGCCGGGGATCGAGACGATCTCGTACTCGTTGATCTCGCGGACGTCGATGATCTCGATCTTCTCGTCGTTGTCGATCCACTCCTTGAGCTGCTTGGGAGTGATCGTCGAGCCGGCGGCCGCCTCCTGGGCCTCCTCGGAGACGACGCCGCAGAAGGCCTCGTAGTCGATGAGCTCGGTGACGGTGGGGTTCTCGCCGCAGACCGCACAATTGGGGTCCTTGCGGACCTTGACCTGGCGGTACTGCATCTCCAGGGCGTCGTAGATCATCAGGCGGCCGACCAGCGGTTCGCCGGTGCCGGTGAGGACCTTGATCGCCTCAGTGACCTGAATGGAGCCGATGGACGCGCACAGCACACCGAGGACGCCGCCCTCGGCGCAGGAGGGGACCATGCCCGGCGGCGGGGGCTCCGGGTAGAGGCAGCGGTAGCAGGGGCCGTGCTCGGACCAGAAGACGGAGGCCTGGCCGTCGAAGCGGTAGATCGAGCCCCAGACGTACGGCTTGTTGAGGAGCACGCACGCGTCGTTGACCAGGTAGCGGGTCGCGAAGTTGTCGGTGCCGTCGACGATCAGGTCGTACTGGCTGAAGATGTCCATCACGTTCTCGGCCTCGAGCCGCTCTTCGTGAAGGATCACGTTCACGTACGGGTTGATGCCGAGCACGCTGTCGCGGGCCGACTCGGCCTTGGAGCGGCCGATGTCCGCCTGGCTGTGGATGATCTGACGCTGCAGGTTGGACTCGTCGACCTCGTCGAACTCCACGATGCCGAGCGTGCCGACGCCCGCCGCGGCCAGGTACATGAGGGCCGGCGAGCCCAGGCCGCCGGCGCCAACGGCGAGCACCTTGGCGTTCTTCAGCCGCTTCTGCCCGTCCATCCCCACGTCGGGAATGATCAGGTGGCGGGAGTACCTGCGGACCTCGTCTACGGTGAGCTCAGAAGCGGGCTCGACCAGGGGTGGCAGCGACACGGGGACTCCGTTGGTCGGTCAATCACTACGGTTGTTCTTCGCGTAACACTGCCACGCCCCTCTTCATTCCGAGACACCCGTTCCGACCCGCGAGACGATTTCGTCCCAGTAGCCGGGCATGGTCGCCCAGGGGTCGACCCGGCCGCCGCGATCCGTGCGGTCGGTGAAGTAGATCGTCGAGGCGCCCTGCCAGCGAGCTATGCGCAGCGCCTCGTCGAGATGCCCGCGGGGCACGCTGTGCACGAAGTGGCAGAAACGCTGGGGCGGGTGGTCGGCGGTCCACTCCGCCACCTGCGACCAGCGGTATTCGCTCCAGGGCCCGCAGAAGGTCACCAACTGGTCGGCGAACTCGGCATATCCGGGATGCGGGTGGGAGCCGTGCCCGAGGACGATATGGCCTTCGCCGAGGAAGGCGCGCAGGGTCGTGGCCGTACGGCTCATCTCGGGGAGCGTTGTCCGGTCCGTGGGACAGCGGTCCAGATAGAAGCCGTCCACGCGGTACCAGTCGAGATACCGGTGCGCCTCCGATATCAGCTCACCGAAGGTGCGTGCGCCGTATCTCACATCGAGGTGTCCCAGGACCCGGACGCCCGCGTTGCGCAGTCGCCCCGCCGCGGCGAGGCAGTGCGGGTCGGGCCGGATGCCGGGACCGTCGGCGACGTTGAGGACGACCCAGTGCAAGGGAGTGCCGGGGCGGGTGAGTTGGCCCCATTCGAGAGGGGCGACGAGGGGGTGCGCATAGCCGGGGACGCCGAAGCCGAAGCGTATGTCGGTGCTCGCGGTGCCTACCGCGGTGCGGGTCAGATGCGGCATGCCGCCTCCATCCAGATATCGGCGAGGGACTCTTCGAGGTGGATCCGGGGCCGCCAGCCGAGCCGGTCGCGTGCGGTGCGCACATCGGCCTGCTGCCAGCTGCCGCAGCCGTCGGGATAGGGGTAAGCGGCCGGGGCCGTGTGCTCGGATTCGGAGCGGGGGTGGCCGATGGATGGCCTGACGATTCCGGGCGGGGCGTCGAGTTCGTGCAGCGCCCCGCCGTAGCCGGCCACGCGCGCGAGGACGGCGGCTGCGTCCCGGAGGCGTACGGCACGTCCGGAGCCGATGTTGATGACGCCCTGTGCGGCGGAGAGGGAGGCGGCATGGACGGCGCGCGCGACATCGCGTACGTCGATGAAGTCGCGCTGGATGCCGAGTCCGCCCACCTTCAGTTCGCCGTCGCCGGACTGCATGGCGCGACGCATGGCCTCGGCGAGGCGGCCGAGGGGCGAGCCGGCGGGTGTGCCGGGTCCGGCGGGCGAGAAGACCCGCAGGACGACGGCGTCCAGGCCGGAGCCCAGGACGAGTTCGGTGCCGGCGAGCTTGCTGACGCCGTACGGGCCGCCGGGGCGCGGCGTCGCGTCCTCGGCCGTGCAGGAGCCGGGCTGGCTGGGGCCGTACTCCGCGCCGCAGCCGATCTGCACGAGGCGCGCGCCGCAGCCGCTGCGGCGCAGGGCCTCGCAGACGGTGGCGACGGCGACGGTGTTGTGCCGGGTCAGTTCGCGGGCGCCGCCTCGGGTGGCGCCGGCGCAGTTGATGACGACGCCGGGGTGCACCGCGTCCAGGAAGCGGGTCAGTGCGCCCGGGCTGCCGCTGGAGAGGTCGAACCGTACATCCGCGTCGTCGCCCCGGCCGAGCGCGGTGAGCTGCACGGCCGGGTCGGCGAGGAGTCGGTCGGCGACGTACCGGCCCAGAAATCCGTTGGCTCCGATCAGCAGCACCCTCATCGGGCGGCTCCCGGGGTGGATTCTCCGATACGGAGGGTGATCATCTTGTGTCTCCTTCAAGGGTGTTGCGATGGTTCGTCAGGGAGGGCCGCGGTGTCGGCCCCGCCGGAGGGCCGGGCTCGGCACGGCGGCCGGGTGGCGGGCCCGGGGTGTGGTTCACGGCGCCCCACCGTCATACGCGTGGGCCGAGGCCCGGGTGAGGGTCCTGGTCGCGTGGACCAGGAGTACGAGCGCCGCGGCCCCACATACGAGGGCCGGCACGACACCGGGCCCCCATGCGGCGGTCACGGTCTCGATGGGAACGGCGAGGAACGAGCAGCCGGGCAGGCGGCCCGCGAAGACGCTCGCCACAGCCGTCACCTCGGCCGCACCGGCGGCGGCCAGTACGACGGCCGGGGCGTGCCGGAAGCCGCGCACGGTGAGCAGCCGGGCGAGCAGCAGGAGCGCGCCGAGGGCGCCGATTCCGGCGTACGCGGCGGGATCGGCGGGCTCGTCCAGCAGGGTCTCGCACAGCACGAGCAGGCCGCCCAGGGCGCAGAGGAACAGCCCGAACACGCCCAGGAGCAGAGGGCGTACGGAGGCGGCGAACTCCTTGAGAGTTCGGCCGGCGGCCAGTCTGCGCCGGGCGCGCACGGCGAAGAGGTGGGCGCACCAAGCGGCCGGGGCGCAGGCCAGGGAGAGGGCCGTCACCGACGCGACGGGCAGGGGCCAGGGGCTGTCAGCGTCACCGTTCGGCCAGCTGTACGGGCCACCCGCGAGGGCGGCGCCGAGCAGACCGTCGCCGAGGAGGGCGTATGCGAGCAGCCAGCACATCCACGCGCACGTGCCCTTTGTCGTGCGCCCCGCGCGCGGGGCGTGCAGGGGGCCGCGGCCAAGGGCCAGGCGCAGGCACAGGGCGATGGCGAGTACGCCCAGGACGGCGACCGTGACGGCGAGGTGCAGCCGGGCCTCGGTGAGGCGCAGCCCAGTCACCGCCGCCGCGCATACGGCGCCCGGCAGCAGGGTGAGCACGGCCCAACTGACTTGCGCCTTGGGGAGGTTGACGGCAGGCGCGCTGGGACTGGTCTCGCCGTCGCGGGGCACGCGCGCGTAGATCTCCTCGGCCAGCGAGAACACGTCACGGTGCCGGAACCGGGCCACGGTTCGGTCGGTCACCCCGTGCGCCTCCAAACCGGCCGCGATCTCCAGCGGATCCACGGCCCGTTCGCACAGCTCCCGGTGACGGTGCATCAGCGCCTTCACGGGGTCCACGGCGACCTGGCTGCTGGACTCGTCCGACGAGGCCCGCGCCCCCGGGATATCCGGGGCGCTCAGCGCTCCAGCCGTCACCAGCCACTCCTCATCGGAAGCGACCGCATCCCGCACCGCGGCACCGCCCGGCGCCCCCGGCAGGTCCACGTCGCGCTGCCGCCCGCTCATCGCGTCCCCTTCCCGGCGGGAACCGGCTCCTGCGCCGCGCCGGAACCGGCACTCGCCGCCCCGGACCCAGGGCAAGCGCCCGCCGACCCGGATGCCGGCAGAGCGCCCGCCGCCCCGGACCTCGCCGCAACCCCCGCCGCCCCAGAACCCAGCCGAGCACCCGCAGCCCCGGATCCCGGCAGAGCGCCCGCCGCCCCCGCAACCCCCACGGCCCACCGCGGACCGCTCACCGACGCAGGCCGGGTTCCGGACTCGGCCCAGCGAGCCCGCACATGGGCCTCGGCCGGTACCGCGAAGGGCAGCGGTTCATCGGTGGCGGCTCGGCGGACCGGGCTGTGCGAGACGATCTCCAGGTAAATGCCATGAAACGCCGCGATGTTCTGCTCGACGGTGAACAGTTCGAGGGCACGCGCGCGTGCCGCCGCGCCGAGGAGTGCACGGCGCTCGGGGTCGCGCAGCAGGGCGACGCACGCCTCGGCGAGCGCCCGCGGATTGCGCGGCGGCACCACCAGACCCGTACCGCCGATGACCTCCACGACCGCGCCGACGTCCGTGGACACCGTGGCGCGCCCGCAGAACATCGCCTCGACAAGGCCGTTCGGGAAGCCCTCGACGACGCTCGACAGCACGACCACGGCCCCGGCCGCGTACGCCTCCGCGAGACTCGGCACCTCCGGCCCGCCGATCTCCTCGAACGACACAGGCGGCACCCGCGACCCCGGACGGCCACCGATCTCGCGTACGCCTCCCACCTCATCGGGGAAGAGCCGCGCGGCCAGCATCTTGCAGTCCGCCCGATACGCGGCCCCAGCCGGCCCCTCGACAGGCGCGCCGATGATCCGCAGCCGCGCCCTCGGCCGTTCCTTGCGGACCGCCGCGAAGGCGTGCAGCAGCGAGACGAGGTCCTTGTCGGGCTCCATCCGCCCGACCCAGACCAGCGTGTCCGGATCGGCACAGTCCGCTCGTTCGCCCACCTCCCAGAAGGGGGAGGCCTCCATGCCCGGATAGACCGTACGGAGCTTGGCGCGGTCGGCGCCGCAGCGCTCCTGCCAGCGGCGGGCGTGCGTATTGCCGGGCGTGATGAGGGCGGCCTGCCGGTACATCTCGGCCGCGAGCCGGCCGTGGAAGGCCGCGAGCAGCGCCCGCACCGGCCCTGACTCCTCGCGCGAGTCCAAGTAGTGCGCCCGCAACCGCACGCCGTACTCCGTGACCAACAGCGGCACGCCCCAGAAGTGCCGGGCCAGCAGCCCGGGCAGGGCCGCGGCTCCCCCGGACGTGGCGTGGCACAGGTCGACGGAGCCGAGTCCGTCCTGCTCGCCGTACCAGTCGAGCGACAGGGGGCGCAGGGTGCGCTCGATCCGGTCGGCGACGGTGAGCAGATCCGGGACGCGCGCCCCGCGCGCGGTGCGCAATGCGCCGGGCGCGCGGCAGGCGCTCTCGAGGGCACGCACAGCGGTTTCGGAACGCAGGGCACTGGTCAGGCCGCCGCCCGCATCCCGGACGAGTTCGGCAAGCCCGTACAACGCACTGCCGAAACGGTCCGCCACATCCAATGAGCCATCCCCTGAGGCCGATGCAGCGCCCTCCATAACGGCATCCCCCGCACAGACCGCCGCCGCCAACTCCCCGTAGCACTCGGCGAACCGCCGCCGCGCCCGGCGGCCGTACGCCACGCCGTCATCGCCCGCGGTCCATAACGGCGCCGTGCGCACGCGGCCCACCTGGGGCGGCAGCTCGACGAAGCCCTCGCCCTGCTGTCGCTCGCTCCTGCTGAGCGCGTAGACGTCGAAGTCGTGCTGCCCGAGCCCGCGTACAAGCCGGTCGCACCAGAGCCTGGCGTCACCGCTCAGATATGGATAGCCACCCTCCGTAAGCAGTCCGATGCGCACGAGTGCACCCCTGATCTTCCGTATGGGGAGCCGCCGTTGCCCGGCGACTCACAGCGGGACGAACGTACGCGGACATGACCGTGGCGCGATGGACGGTTGTCCATCGCGCCACCAAAAGGGGTGAACGGTCGTAACTTTCCCGTGCGAATCGCGTTTCGTCGCGCTAAGAGATCAATCGCGTACGTGCCGCAAGCGTCTCAAGCCCCGGGAAACGGCCAGGGGTTGGCCCGGCAACGGATTCCGTCGTGCTCGAGGAACTTGCTCTGCTGTTGCATGACGGGCGCGAGTTCGCCGTCCTTGTCGCAGGTCACATGGCCGTAGCCGAGCCGGTGGCCGATCTCGTGGTTGATCAGCATCTGCCGGTACGCGTACATCTTGTCGCCGTAAGTCTGGGCGCCCTGAGCCCAGCGATACGCGTTGATCATCACGCGGTCGGTGGCCGCGGAGTCGCAGGAGACGTTGTCCACGGTGGTGTCCAGGCCCGATTTGGCGCACCAGACCGCCGTGGTGCCGGGGCTGGCCAGCGTGATGACGAAGTCGGGCTGCCCGGTGGAGACCCGCTCGAAGGTACGGGCCCCGTCGTGGGCCCAACTCCGCTCGTCGTTCAGAGTCTTGTGCACGGCCTGCGCGAAGAGGGTGCCGTCGAGGCCGAGGCCCTTCTCGACGTCGACGCGGTAGGTGATCTTCTGTCCCGTGCCGGGCGCCTGGTCGACACCGCGGATCGCCTCGAATTCCCCGCCGCCCTTGAGGTTCGCGGCCAGCGGGTACTTCTTCGCCACCAATTGCGCGTACGACGGCGGAGTCGCGCCCTCCACCTCGGACGGAGGCGTCGGCCTGGTGTCGCCGCGCGCCGCGGCGTCCTTGGCTTCCCGGTCCGCGCCGCCCACGGTCGGCGGGCGCGCGGAGGTGTCCTCGCGCCCGTCGGTGACCACCTGCCCGGCCACGACGACGGCGAGCACGGTGGTGACGGCGGCGGCCGCGACCCCGGTGAAGGTCCAGCCCTTGCCGCCCTTGGCCTTCTCCGGCAGATACGGCTCCGAGGGCGCATCCGGAAGATAGGGCTCCGAGGGCGCCTTGTGCTCGGTTTCCGCGGGGTCGAGGTACCGGTCGGTGGAGTCGACGGCGGAGTAGTACGGGTCCGAGCGGAGGGCCTGGTCGCCGGTACGCGACGCGAAGACGTTGTCGTCCCGCTCGAAGGCGTCGACGTAGTCCTGGCGGGGACCCTGCGCGGGATGCGGCGCCTGCCGCTGCTGCGGTATGGCGGGCCCGGGCCCCTCGGCCTGCGATGCGCCCGGTCTCCCCGGGTACGCCCCCTGAGGCGCGCCGTATCCGGGCGCCCCGCTGAACACCCCCCAGCCACCGCCGGATTCCCGCTGCTCGGGATGCGCACCGCGGACTTGGGGGACACCGTGAGCAGGCGTGCCATCGGGGTACCTCGGAACGCCATGAGCGGGCGTCCCGTCAGGAAGCCGCGGGACGCCATGAGCCGACGTACCGTCAGAGAACCGAGGTACGCCGTGAGCTGGCGATCCGTCAGGCAACCGCGGAACCCCCTGCGCGGGCGTACCGTCCGGCAGCCGGTGAACCCCATGCGCCGGAGTGCCGTCCGCGTACTGCGGAACGCCACGAGCCGGTGTGCCATCCGCATACCGCGGAACTCCGCCCGCAGGCGTCCCGTCAGGGAAGCGCGGAACCCCCTGCGCGTCCGGCCGCGGCACCCACCCATCAGGCAGCCGAGGTACCCCACCCGCCGGAGTGCCGGGACCGCCGCCCCTCGTCGGTGGCGGCTGCGGCTGGGGTTGCGGCCCAGAGGGAGCCCGGCGGCGTCCGGTGGCCGGTTCCGGGCGGCTTCCCGCGACCACCGGGGTGTCGGTGGTGTCGCCCTTGCGGGCCGACCCACGTCGGCTGTGACGTCCCACGCGCCGCCTCAGCTCCCCGCACTCTTCGTTGTTCCGGTCTTCATGGTGCCGGTCGTCGCGCTGTCGGCGTCGGCCAACTCGCCGGTGTCTGCGAGAAGTTCCCGGATGGCGGTGGCCACGGTCTCGGGGTACTCCATCATCGCCACGTGCCCCGCGTCCGGCAGCGTGAGCAGCCGGGAATCGCGGAAAGCCCGGGCCGCGCGCTGGGTCATGCGGAACGAGACGAGCTGGTCACGGCCGCCGTATATGAGCAGCGTCGGGGCGAGCACCCGCTCGGCCTGACGCCACAGCCGGTGCTGGCCGCCCAGCGTGTACGCGTTCACGATGCCGCGGGCCGAGCGCGCCATGGCGTCCCAGAAGTACGGGAGGGCGAGCCGCCGCTCCATCTCCTCGACCGCGTTGCGGAACGCTTCGGGGGTCACGATGGTCGGATCGCCGTAACAGAGCGCCATGACGCCCCGTACGCGCTGCTCGGCGGACCAATCCTTGGTGAAGCGGGTGAAGGCGCTCGCCACCCCGGGCAGCGCCAGCAGGGCTGTCGGCACCGCCGAGCGCTGCACCAGGACCTCGGGCAGCGCGGGCGACACCAGTGTGAGCGTCCGGACGAGATCGGGGCGTACGGCCGCGACGCGCGTCGTGACCGCGCCGCCCATCGAGTTCCCGATGAGGTGCACGGGGCCGCGGTCGGCCGAGTCGAGATAGCGGATGACCGCGCGCGCGTGCCCGGTCACCGAGTAGTCGCCGTCGTCCGGCGGCGGCGAGTCGCCGAAGCCCGGCAGATCAACGGCCTCGCTGTCCACGAGGCCGTCCAGGAGGGGCATCAGCGCCGACCAGTTCTGCGAGGAACCGCCCAGCCCATGCACATACAGCGCGGGCGGCAGCCCCTCACGGGCCGGCGGTCTCGACCGGATCGTCAGCGTGATCCCGGGCAACCCGACCGAGCGCAGCCGCTCCCCCGCCGCCACCCTGACGGCACCGACTTTCGGCGCGACAGAGGTGGCGAGGACGGACGGCAGTTCGGTCGAAGACATGGAGCAATGTTACGAGACGATCACGTGGTGGATCGTGTGTTCGCCATCACAAGTCCCCATCGAATTCCGTGAACCCGGCTGTATCGCGACGGACCGCCCTGGGATCGCGTAGCGACTCGATCCGCGCTCTCATACGCTTCCTGAACGAGGGCACACGTACTTGTGCAAGCAGGCACTCGCACCGCTCGGGAAGAGGACTCCATGACCGTCGACCCCAACGACCCCGAGACTCTCGACGAAGCCGATTCCACGACCACCGAATCCACCGAATTCGACGTGGAGGCCCCCGAGGCCGACGCCGCCGAACAGCACGCGGAGCTCGCACCCCACCGTGACGAGCCGCTGACCGGCGCAAACGCGGGCAACCTGGCCGACGCGAACGAGGCGGACCGCGCGGAGCAGGCAAGGATCGTCGAACTCGACGAGGACGACTACC carries:
- a CDS encoding alpha/beta hydrolase, with translation MSSTELPSVLATSVAPKVGAVRVAAGERLRSVGLPGITLTIRSRPPAREGLPPALYVHGLGGSSQNWSALMPLLDGLVDSEAVDLPGFGDSPPPDDGDYSVTGHARAVIRYLDSADRGPVHLIGNSMGGAVTTRVAAVRPDLVRTLTLVSPALPEVLVQRSAVPTALLALPGVASAFTRFTKDWSAEQRVRGVMALCYGDPTIVTPEAFRNAVEEMERRLALPYFWDAMARSARGIVNAYTLGGQHRLWRQAERVLAPTLLIYGGRDQLVSFRMTQRAARAFRDSRLLTLPDAGHVAMMEYPETVATAIRELLADTGELADADSATTGTMKTGTTKSAGS
- a CDS encoding DUF3492 domain-containing protein; translation: MRIGLLTEGGYPYLSGDARLWCDRLVRGLGQHDFDVYALSRSERQQGEGFVELPPQVGRVRTAPLWTAGDDGVAYGRRARRRFAECYGELAAAVCAGDAVMEGAASASGDGSLDVADRFGSALYGLAELVRDAGGGLTSALRSETAVRALESACRAPGALRTARGARVPDLLTVADRIERTLRPLSLDWYGEQDGLGSVDLCHATSGGAAALPGLLARHFWGVPLLVTEYGVRLRAHYLDSREESGPVRALLAAFHGRLAAEMYRQAALITPGNTHARRWQERCGADRAKLRTVYPGMEASPFWEVGERADCADPDTLVWVGRMEPDKDLVSLLHAFAAVRKERPRARLRIIGAPVEGPAGAAYRADCKMLAARLFPDEVGGVREIGGRPGSRVPPVSFEEIGGPEVPSLAEAYAAGAVVVLSSVVEGFPNGLVEAMFCGRATVSTDVGAVVEVIGGTGLVVPPRNPRALAEACVALLRDPERRALLGAAARARALELFTVEQNIAAFHGIYLEIVSHSPVRRAATDEPLPFAVPAEAHVRARWAESGTRPASVSGPRWAVGVAGAAGALPGSGAAGARLGSGAAGVAARSGAAGALPASGSAGACPGSGAASAGSGAAQEPVPAGKGTR
- a CDS encoding DUF3152 domain-containing protein translates to MFSGAPGYGAPQGAYPGRPGASQAEGPGPAIPQQRQAPHPAQGPRQDYVDAFERDDNVFASRTGDQALRSDPYYSAVDSTDRYLDPAETEHKAPSEPYLPDAPSEPYLPEKAKGGKGWTFTGVAAAAVTTVLAVVVAGQVVTDGREDTSARPPTVGGADREAKDAAARGDTRPTPPSEVEGATPPSYAQLVAKKYPLAANLKGGGEFEAIRGVDQAPGTGQKITYRVDVEKGLGLDGTLFAQAVHKTLNDERSWAHDGARTFERVSTGQPDFVITLASPGTTAVWCAKSGLDTTVDNVSCDSAATDRVMINAYRWAQGAQTYGDKMYAYRQMLINHEIGHRLGYGHVTCDKDGELAPVMQQQSKFLEHDGIRCRANPWPFPGA